Proteins co-encoded in one Armatimonadota bacterium genomic window:
- a CDS encoding VWA domain-containing protein, protein MRAPFVWPAVLWLLLLVPALGLLYRRARRRAPAGPVLVPHVGMLRAAAAHARPGRQHLAAVLFLTALVLVLVALARPQVPLPVPADRAAIVLAIDSSGSMRSTDVLPNRLAAAQEAARAFIRTVPPSVRIGLVAFGGYASLLVPPTTERQPLFDALDGLRFIRRTAIGEGLLEAVAALPGRVRPEPDGTLTVRPAGPLPPGVVILLSDGRSNTGIDAVQAAAIARLQQVTVYTVGVGQPQTPDGAWTIGGPLDETELQAIAREAGGKYFRATSAEGLRETYERLARAVGWERRPQEVTGVVGLLGGIALAAALLVSGAIVHRLGIP, encoded by the coding sequence ATGCGGGCGCCCTTCGTGTGGCCCGCAGTTCTCTGGCTGCTGCTGCTGGTGCCGGCCCTGGGGCTGCTGTATCGGCGAGCACGCCGCCGTGCGCCCGCGGGCCCCGTGCTGGTGCCGCACGTCGGCATGCTGCGCGCGGCCGCGGCCCACGCGCGGCCGGGGCGCCAGCACCTGGCCGCGGTGCTGTTCTTGACGGCGCTGGTGCTCGTGCTCGTCGCGCTCGCCAGACCGCAGGTCCCCCTGCCCGTCCCCGCAGACCGCGCCGCGATTGTGCTCGCCATCGACAGCAGCGGCAGCATGCGGTCTACCGACGTGCTCCCGAACCGGCTCGCGGCGGCGCAGGAGGCGGCCCGGGCGTTCATCCGCACGGTGCCCCCGAGTGTGCGCATCGGCCTGGTGGCGTTCGGGGGATACGCGTCGTTGCTGGTCCCGCCCACCACCGAGCGCCAGCCCCTGTTCGATGCCCTCGACGGGCTCCGGTTCATCCGGCGGACAGCGATCGGCGAGGGGTTGCTCGAGGCGGTGGCGGCGCTGCCAGGACGGGTGCGGCCCGAGCCCGACGGCACCCTGACCGTGCGGCCGGCGGGGCCGCTGCCGCCAGGCGTGGTGATCCTGCTCTCGGACGGCCGCAGCAACACCGGCATCGACGCGGTGCAGGCCGCTGCCATTGCCCGGCTGCAGCAGGTCACCGTGTACACCGTGGGCGTGGGGCAGCCGCAGACGCCCGACGGCGCGTGGACCATTGGCGGTCCGCTGGACGAGACCGAGCTGCAGGCCATCGCGCGGGAGGCCGGCGGCAAGTACTTCCGGGCCACGTCGGCCGAGGGCTTGCGCGAGACCTACGAACGGCTCGCGCGGGCCGTGGGGTGGGAGCGCCGCCCGCAGGAGGTGACCGGGGTCGTCGGGCTCCTCGGCGGCATCGCCCTGGCGGCGGCCCTGCTCGTCTCCGGGGCGATCGTCCACCGGCTGGGGATTCCGTAG
- a CDS encoding ABC transporter permease — MTRAPAVGRRFRPRGATWLAAGVLLAAIGAAALAGVLAPYPPRAPVGAPVEPPSPAHRLGTNDLGQDLLSLWLHGARVSLTVGFAAAFLSTTASGLVGILTVVGGRYRGVLLAVTDVLLAIPHLPVMVLLVALLGPGLLHLVVALTLLGWPAYARVVRALVATTMEQDYVEAARAVGAPGVRIVRTCIVPVLLPVLWTKFLLTVRWAILMEATLALLGLGDPTQISWGLILHTAFAYPLLFTGTAWSWWAAPPALAIAGITLALSVIGRDFELWLNPAAQAAGHQEPGPRAVNS; from the coding sequence ATGACGCGCGCCCCCGCTGTCGGACGCAGGTTCCGGCCACGGGGGGCGACGTGGCTCGCTGCCGGCGTGCTGCTCGCCGCCATCGGCGCGGCAGCTCTGGCCGGCGTGCTTGCGCCCTACCCGCCACGCGCCCCGGTCGGTGCGCCCGTGGAGCCGCCGTCCCCTGCCCATCGCCTGGGCACCAACGACCTCGGCCAAGACCTCCTCAGCCTCTGGCTCCACGGTGCGCGGGTTTCGCTGACCGTGGGGTTCGCCGCTGCCTTCCTCTCCACGACGGCATCCGGGCTCGTCGGGATCCTCACGGTCGTCGGGGGGAGGTACCGGGGGGTACTGCTCGCGGTCACCGACGTGCTGCTGGCGATCCCGCACCTGCCCGTGATGGTCCTCCTGGTGGCGCTGCTTGGGCCCGGCCTGCTCCATCTCGTGGTCGCCCTCACGCTCCTGGGCTGGCCGGCCTACGCCCGGGTGGTCCGGGCATTGGTGGCGACGACCATGGAACAGGACTACGTGGAGGCGGCCCGCGCGGTAGGCGCGCCCGGCGTGCGCATCGTGCGCACCTGCATCGTGCCGGTGCTCCTTCCCGTGCTGTGGACGAAGTTCTTGCTCACCGTGCGGTGGGCGATCCTCATGGAGGCCACGCTGGCGCTGCTCGGCCTGGGGGATCCGACGCAGATCAGCTGGGGGCTGATCCTGCACACCGCCTTCGCCTACCCGCTGCTCTTCACGGGCACCGCGTGGAGCTGGTGGGCGGCGCCTCCTGCGTTGGCCATCGCCGGCATCACCCTGGCCCTGTCGGTCATCGGCAGGGACTTCGAACTCTGGCTGAACCCGGCAGCACAGGCCGCAGGGCACCAGGAGCCCGGGCCCCGCGCGGTCAACTCCTGA
- the ligD gene encoding DNA ligase D — translation MKRQHAQARGGRAGGAAPVPTAAAALAAYRHKRDPQRTPEPFGGSPRGGPPRFVVQQHAARRLHYDLRLEMGGVLKSWAVPLGPSVKPEEKRLAVQVEDHPLEYADFEGVIPPGNYGAGPVIVWDTGTYRLGAPDDPLEQLARGRLEVEFSGYKMRGWWTLVRMARTERNWLLIKKAGPGSGDEELTARYPHSVRSGLTIDEMREPARRLQAIAARLQAAGAPRGDVSARTQAFMLATPAIRPFSHPGWIFEVKYDGVRVLAERRGETVALVGRSGQVVTDRYPEIAEALRWLPVTRVVLDGEIVAFDAHGRPSFQRLQARMLLRRRADVAAAVHTHPVVAVFFDCLAVEGHDLRRLPLLERKACLRLVVPPLGVVRYGDHVAEHGDAFYDLVCEQRLEGIVAKRADSLYVPGRSREWVKIKCVRRQEFVIGGYTLPRGARRFFGALHLGLYDQEGRLTYVSKVGSGFDDATLARVWEALRPLARATSPFASGAPTGRIHRWVEPRLVCEVRFAEWTQDGGLRHPVFLGLRPDRAPEECRREEPEDEQAVSAAIVAPSDHGPTDVAPPRVRVTNATKVFWPREGYTKGDLIAYYEAVAPLVLPYLKDRPVVLTRYPDGIAGKSFFQKDAPAFVPAWVRTARIYSAEAEREIRYVIVDDLDTLRYVANLGTIPLHIWASRVGSLDRPDWLVLDLDPKDAPFTDCVAVARGLHRMLEELALPHYVKTSGGSGLHVLVPLGARYTYEEARTFARLLALLAVEAAPAIATVARPLGARGGRVYVDVGQNGQGRTIVAPFSLRPLPGAPVSCPLRWSEVTARLTPARFTLATVPQRFASLPDPLAPVLREAIDLADALARLERRLGASRGRRASAR, via the coding sequence ATGAAGCGCCAGCACGCTCAAGCCCGCGGTGGGCGCGCCGGCGGAGCCGCCCCCGTCCCAACGGCCGCCGCCGCGCTCGCGGCTTACCGACACAAGCGCGATCCGCAGCGGACGCCCGAGCCGTTCGGCGGAAGCCCGCGGGGCGGTCCGCCACGGTTCGTCGTCCAGCAGCACGCCGCCCGGCGGCTGCACTACGACCTGCGCCTGGAGATGGGTGGCGTGCTGAAGAGCTGGGCCGTCCCCCTGGGCCCCTCGGTGAAGCCCGAGGAGAAACGGCTCGCCGTCCAGGTCGAGGACCACCCGCTGGAGTACGCCGACTTCGAGGGCGTCATCCCGCCGGGCAACTACGGCGCTGGACCCGTGATCGTGTGGGACACCGGCACGTACCGCCTGGGCGCGCCCGACGACCCGCTGGAGCAGCTAGCGCGCGGCCGGCTCGAGGTGGAGTTCTCCGGCTACAAGATGCGCGGGTGGTGGACCCTGGTCCGCATGGCCCGCACGGAGCGGAACTGGCTGCTGATCAAGAAGGCCGGTCCGGGCAGCGGCGACGAGGAGCTGACCGCCCGCTACCCTCATTCGGTCCGCTCGGGGCTGACCATAGACGAGATGCGCGAGCCGGCGCGACGCCTCCAGGCGATCGCGGCGCGGCTCCAGGCGGCCGGCGCACCCCGCGGCGACGTCTCCGCCCGGACCCAGGCGTTCATGCTGGCGACCCCGGCAATCCGGCCGTTCTCCCACCCGGGGTGGATCTTCGAGGTGAAGTACGACGGCGTGCGGGTGCTGGCGGAACGGCGCGGGGAGACGGTGGCGCTCGTCGGCCGCAGCGGGCAGGTGGTGACCGACCGCTACCCCGAGATCGCCGAGGCCCTGCGGTGGCTCCCCGTGACCCGCGTCGTCCTGGACGGGGAGATCGTGGCGTTCGACGCCCACGGCCGGCCGAGTTTCCAGCGCCTCCAGGCCCGGATGCTCTTGCGGCGCCGTGCCGACGTGGCCGCCGCTGTGCACACCCATCCGGTCGTTGCGGTCTTCTTCGACTGCCTGGCGGTGGAGGGCCACGACCTGCGCCGGCTGCCGCTCCTCGAGCGAAAGGCGTGCCTGCGTCTGGTGGTGCCGCCGCTGGGGGTCGTCCGCTACGGCGACCACGTCGCCGAGCACGGGGACGCCTTCTACGACCTCGTCTGCGAGCAGCGACTGGAGGGGATCGTCGCCAAGCGCGCTGACAGCCTGTACGTGCCGGGGCGTTCGCGAGAGTGGGTGAAGATCAAGTGCGTCCGGCGCCAGGAGTTCGTCATCGGCGGGTACACGCTGCCACGGGGCGCGCGGCGGTTCTTCGGCGCGCTGCACCTCGGGCTCTACGATCAGGAGGGCCGCCTGACCTACGTGTCCAAGGTCGGCTCGGGGTTCGACGACGCCACGCTGGCCCGGGTGTGGGAGGCGCTGCGCCCCCTGGCGCGCGCCACGTCCCCGTTCGCCAGCGGCGCGCCCACGGGGCGCATCCACCGGTGGGTGGAGCCGCGCCTGGTGTGCGAGGTGCGCTTCGCGGAGTGGACACAGGACGGGGGGCTCCGGCATCCGGTGTTCCTGGGGCTGCGGCCCGACCGGGCGCCCGAGGAGTGCCGACGGGAGGAGCCCGAAGACGAGCAGGCGGTGTCCGCGGCGATCGTCGCCCCGTCCGACCACGGACCCACCGACGTGGCGCCGCCGCGGGTGCGCGTCACCAACGCCACCAAGGTCTTCTGGCCCCGCGAGGGCTACACCAAGGGCGATCTGATCGCCTACTACGAGGCGGTGGCGCCGCTGGTGCTGCCCTACCTGAAGGATCGTCCGGTGGTGCTCACGCGCTACCCCGATGGCATCGCCGGCAAGTCGTTCTTCCAGAAGGATGCGCCGGCGTTCGTGCCGGCATGGGTGCGCACGGCGCGGATCTACTCCGCCGAGGCCGAGCGCGAGATCCGCTACGTCATCGTCGACGACCTCGACACCCTGCGGTACGTGGCCAATCTGGGCACGATCCCCCTCCACATCTGGGCGTCCCGGGTGGGCAGCCTGGACCGGCCCGACTGGCTCGTGCTCGACCTCGACCCCAAGGACGCGCCCTTCACGGACTGCGTGGCCGTGGCCCGCGGTCTGCACCGCATGCTCGAGGAGCTGGCGCTGCCGCACTACGTGAAGACGTCCGGCGGCAGCGGGTTGCACGTCCTGGTGCCGCTGGGCGCACGGTACACCTACGAGGAGGCGCGCACGTTTGCGCGGCTGCTGGCGCTCCTGGCCGTCGAGGCGGCGCCGGCGATCGCCACGGTGGCGCGCCCGCTGGGGGCGCGGGGCGGGAGGGTGTACGTCGACGTGGGGCAGAACGGCCAGGGCCGCACCATCGTGGCGCCGTTCTCGCTGCGTCCCCTGCCCGGGGCGCCGGTCTCCTGTCCCCTGCGCTGGAGCGAGGTCACGGCCAGGCTCACGCCGGCGCGGTTCACGCTGGCCACGGTCCCCCAGCGGTTTGCGTCGCTGCCCGATCCGCTGGCGCCGGTCCTGCGCGAAGCGATCGACCTGGCGGATGCCCTGGCGCGTCTGGAGCGGCGGTTGGGCGCATCCCGCGGCCGACGCGCCAGCGCGCGATAG
- a CDS encoding Ku protein: MPPHSIGSGTISFGLVAIPIKLYTATSPGGIRFNLLHARCGSRVRQQYFCPTEQVVVDRAELVKGYEYAKDRYVQVTDEELKALEGDASRVIDIAEFVPLPQVDPIYFEKSYYLGPDKGGEKAYRLLADAMAKTNRVALATFVMHGKESLVLIRAAQGGLVLHTMYFADEVRNFGEINRGEDVKVKEGELQLAVKLIDELATDRFAPEKYHDEYRLRVLDLINTKVEGKEVVPVGPQVQRAQVIDLMEALKKSLEKRVPREKKPAAPARRTTAGEAGRARAARR, encoded by the coding sequence ATGCCGCCGCATTCGATCGGTTCCGGTACGATCTCGTTCGGCCTCGTGGCCATTCCCATCAAACTCTACACCGCCACCTCCCCCGGCGGAATCCGGTTCAACCTGCTCCACGCCAGGTGCGGCAGTCGTGTCCGCCAGCAGTACTTCTGCCCCACCGAGCAGGTGGTCGTCGACCGTGCGGAACTCGTCAAGGGCTACGAGTACGCCAAGGACCGCTACGTGCAGGTGACCGACGAGGAACTGAAGGCACTGGAAGGCGACGCGTCCCGGGTCATCGACATCGCGGAGTTCGTGCCCCTCCCGCAGGTGGACCCGATCTACTTCGAAAAGAGCTACTACCTCGGGCCCGACAAGGGAGGGGAGAAGGCCTACCGCCTCCTCGCCGACGCCATGGCCAAGACGAACCGCGTGGCGCTGGCCACGTTCGTGATGCACGGCAAGGAGAGCCTGGTGCTGATCCGGGCGGCCCAGGGCGGGCTCGTGCTCCACACCATGTACTTTGCCGACGAGGTCCGCAACTTCGGAGAGATCAACCGCGGGGAAGACGTGAAGGTGAAGGAAGGGGAGCTCCAGCTGGCGGTCAAGCTCATCGACGAGCTGGCGACCGACCGGTTCGCGCCGGAGAAGTACCACGACGAGTACCGGCTGCGCGTCCTGGACCTCATCAACACCAAGGTGGAAGGGAAGGAGGTCGTGCCGGTGGGGCCGCAGGTCCAGCGGGCCCAGGTCATCGACCTCATGGAGGCCCTGAAGAAGAGCCTGGAGAAGCGCGTGCCGCGGGAGAAGAAACCAGCGGCTCCGGCCAGACGCACGACAGCGGGTGAGGCGGGGAGGGCGCGGGCTGCCAGGAGATGA
- a CDS encoding xanthine dehydrogenase family protein molybdopterin-binding subunit has product MGHAAYRGARVKRLEDPRLVTGRGTFTGDLSAQGLRYVAIVRSPLAHARVRGIRAPAGVELVTARDLPDLPPLSGEIKGGAVVPHPVLAIDRVCYVGQPVAAVVADGPYAAADAAERVEVDYDPLPVVADPEDALAPGAMVIHEGLASNVAYRRHRRYGDPDAAFARAPVVLQQRIAHQRLAAVPLEPRAVLAVPPSGRRGRHLVVWSSTQMPHDLHALLEALPQLAGLRIRVVAPDVGGGFGAKINIYPEELLLPVLAVRLGRTLKWVQTRREDLLATSHGRAQAADVALAADRDGRIRGLRLRIVADVGAYLLSTTADVPTLTTRMATGPYEITDVEVELVEVYTNHMPTGAYRGAGRPEAAFYLERMLDLLAREIGTDPAEVRRRNFIPPERFPYRTPAGYLYDSGAYARALDRALEVVDYAGWRRRQAEGRQQGRYLGIGLGSYVEWCTYGEDRVRVQVDTAGRVTVLTGISPHGQGTATGLAQVVADVLGVPLDTVTVVHGDTARIPTGEGTAGSRSLVVGGTAAYRASERLRRRLVALAAAQLEARPEDLVLAEGRVFVAGTPERGVTLGALVARTGRRMLWARATFDAGDATFPFGTHVAVVEVDPETGQVSLRAYVAVDDCGVAINPLLVEGQIHGGVTQGLAQALYEQIVYDRQGQLVTATLADYAVPRAPQLPRFQAHRTETPTPRNPLGAKGVGEAGTIGATPTVVNAVLDALAPFGVRHLDMPLWPGKIWRAIHARRA; this is encoded by the coding sequence ATGGGGCACGCAGCATATCGTGGGGCACGCGTCAAGCGGCTGGAAGACCCGCGGCTGGTCACCGGCCGCGGGACGTTCACCGGGGACCTCTCCGCGCAGGGGCTGCGGTATGTGGCGATCGTACGCAGTCCTCTGGCGCATGCGCGCGTACGCGGCATCCGCGCGCCGGCGGGCGTCGAGCTTGTAACGGCGCGTGACCTCCCCGACCTGCCTCCTCTGTCCGGGGAGATTAAGGGCGGCGCGGTGGTGCCACACCCGGTGCTGGCCATCGACCGGGTGTGCTACGTGGGGCAACCGGTTGCCGCCGTGGTGGCCGACGGTCCGTATGCGGCCGCCGACGCCGCCGAGCGCGTCGAGGTCGACTACGATCCGCTCCCGGTGGTGGCCGACCCGGAGGACGCGCTGGCTCCGGGCGCGATGGTCATCCACGAGGGCCTTGCGTCCAACGTGGCCTACCGCCGTCATCGGCGCTACGGCGATCCCGACGCGGCGTTCGCCCGCGCGCCGGTGGTGCTCCAGCAGCGCATCGCCCACCAGCGCCTGGCTGCGGTCCCGCTGGAACCGCGCGCGGTGCTGGCGGTGCCGCCATCGGGGCGTCGGGGACGACACCTCGTGGTGTGGTCGTCCACCCAGATGCCCCACGACCTCCACGCGCTGCTGGAGGCGTTGCCCCAGCTGGCCGGGCTGCGCATCCGGGTCGTGGCACCCGACGTGGGCGGCGGGTTCGGTGCGAAGATCAACATCTACCCCGAGGAACTGCTGCTGCCGGTGCTGGCCGTCCGCCTGGGACGCACTCTGAAGTGGGTGCAGACGCGCCGGGAGGACTTGCTGGCCACCAGCCACGGCCGGGCGCAGGCCGCCGACGTCGCGCTGGCCGCGGACCGCGACGGGCGCATCCGCGGGCTGCGGCTGCGGATCGTCGCCGACGTCGGCGCCTACCTGCTGTCCACCACCGCCGACGTCCCGACCCTCACGACCCGCATGGCAACAGGACCCTACGAGATCACGGACGTCGAGGTCGAGCTGGTGGAAGTGTACACCAACCACATGCCCACCGGCGCCTACCGGGGCGCCGGGCGCCCGGAGGCTGCGTTCTACCTCGAACGCATGCTCGATCTGCTGGCGCGTGAGATCGGGACCGATCCCGCCGAGGTCCGCCGGCGCAACTTCATACCCCCCGAACGCTTCCCCTACCGCACCCCCGCAGGCTATCTCTACGACAGCGGCGCCTACGCCCGTGCCCTCGACCGCGCGCTGGAGGTCGTCGACTACGCGGGGTGGCGGCGGCGGCAGGCTGAGGGCCGGCAGCAGGGCCGCTACCTCGGCATCGGGCTTGGCAGCTACGTGGAGTGGTGCACCTACGGCGAGGATCGCGTGCGCGTGCAGGTGGACACCGCCGGCAGGGTGACGGTGCTGACCGGGATCTCGCCGCACGGGCAGGGGACGGCCACCGGCCTCGCTCAGGTGGTGGCCGACGTGCTGGGCGTGCCCCTGGACACCGTGACGGTCGTGCATGGGGACACCGCGCGGATCCCCACGGGCGAGGGCACGGCCGGCAGCCGGTCGTTGGTGGTGGGCGGCACCGCCGCCTACCGGGCGTCGGAACGCCTGCGCCGCAGGCTGGTGGCCCTGGCGGCCGCGCAGCTGGAGGCCCGCCCCGAGGACCTGGTGCTGGCCGAGGGCCGGGTCTTCGTGGCGGGCACCCCCGAGCGCGGCGTGACGCTCGGTGCCCTGGTCGCCCGCACAGGCCGGCGCATGCTGTGGGCACGCGCGACGTTCGACGCCGGCGACGCCACGTTCCCGTTCGGTACGCATGTGGCCGTCGTGGAAGTGGATCCCGAGACCGGCCAGGTGTCCCTGCGCGCGTACGTGGCGGTCGACGACTGCGGCGTGGCGATCAACCCGCTGCTGGTGGAAGGACAGATCCACGGCGGGGTCACGCAGGGCCTGGCCCAGGCCCTCTACGAGCAGATCGTCTACGACCGCCAGGGGCAGCTCGTAACGGCGACCCTGGCCGACTACGCCGTGCCGCGGGCACCGCAGCTGCCGCGCTTCCAGGCGCACCGTACCGAAACGCCCACGCCGCGCAACCCGCTGGGGGCCAAGGGCGTGGGGGAGGCCGGCACGATCGGCGCCACCCCGACCGTGGTCAACGCGGTGCTGGACGCCCTCGCGCCCTTTGGCGTGCGCCACCTCGACATGCCGCTGTGGCCGGGCAAGATCTGGCGGGCGATCCACGCGCGTCGCGCGTAG
- a CDS encoding tetratricopeptide repeat protein yields the protein MTHFTTREVAKILELPEGRVRACVRAGLVTPRQGRGRRLEFSFQDLLLLKTTRSLLDARVPLRRIRRLLQSLRRQLPDDRHLTSLTIYADGRRIVAWDGQARWQPDSGQFLFNFDVQDVAEEVALPTPAGPATALDAEDWFTLACELEASSPAEARLAYRQALELDPTFADAHTNLGRLYHQAGDTARAEAHYRQAMRHAPADPIPYFNLGVLLDDLGRYVEAAQMYRQALERDPQFADAHYNLGLLYDTMGRRAEAIAHLRSARALYGRPARTRR from the coding sequence ATGACGCACTTCACCACCCGCGAGGTGGCGAAGATCCTCGAGCTGCCCGAGGGGCGCGTGCGCGCCTGCGTGCGCGCCGGGCTCGTCACCCCGCGCCAGGGCCGCGGCCGCCGGCTGGAGTTCTCGTTCCAGGACCTGCTGCTCCTCAAGACGACCCGCAGCCTGCTGGACGCCCGCGTCCCCCTGCGGCGCATCCGGCGGCTGCTGCAGTCACTACGGCGCCAGCTCCCCGACGACCGGCACCTCACCAGCCTCACGATCTACGCCGACGGGCGACGGATCGTGGCATGGGACGGGCAGGCCCGCTGGCAGCCCGACTCCGGCCAGTTCCTATTCAACTTCGACGTGCAGGACGTCGCGGAGGAGGTCGCGCTGCCGACGCCGGCCGGACCGGCCACGGCCCTGGACGCCGAGGACTGGTTCACCCTAGCCTGCGAGCTCGAGGCATCGTCGCCCGCGGAGGCCCGCCTGGCCTACCGGCAGGCGCTGGAGCTCGATCCCACCTTCGCGGACGCCCACACGAACCTGGGCCGGCTGTACCACCAGGCAGGGGACACCGCCCGTGCCGAGGCGCACTACCGCCAGGCCATGCGCCACGCGCCGGCCGATCCGATTCCCTACTTCAACCTCGGCGTGCTGCTCGACGACCTGGGACGGTACGTGGAGGCCGCGCAGATGTACCGGCAGGCGCTCGAGCGCGACCCGCAGTTCGCCGACGCCCACTACAACCTGGGCCTGCTCTACGACACCATGGGCCGCCGCGCGGAGGCCATCGCGCACCTGCGCAGCGCGCGCGCCCTCTACGGGCGCCCCGCCCGGACACGCCGGTAG
- a CDS encoding MFS transporter, with translation MTETTARSPMPMHYAWVVLGAVILVLLTSSGVRASFGVFIKPLEADFHATRAALSLVASLSLLLYGAVGPAVGYVADRWGPRRVLTGAAALLGLGALASSVATALWHVYLTAGIVTALGAGGAAMSVAASLAARWFDTRRGLVLGLAGAGMAAGQLLIVPLVMAVTLAWGWRTSYLGLGLGFLAVILPVVLLVIRDDPQDVGLRPYGAADDARPVTAAHRAAARTGIRDAARTLPFWLLAGSFWVCGYTTSGLVLTHLVPHATDHGFHAGQAAQALGVMGALNVLGTVASGWICDRYGARTPLAAYYLLRGASLAFLPFVGTVPGLFAFAAVYGLNYISTVPATTALTAQIYGRYSVGELSGWIFFSHQIGAAVGALVGGVLYDRLGTYTLAFHSAAALALIAGLLVLAIRPAPLGGSPYPARSTPVPVPAGD, from the coding sequence ATGACCGAGACGACGGCCCGCTCGCCCATGCCCATGCACTACGCGTGGGTCGTCCTGGGCGCGGTGATCCTCGTTCTGCTGACCTCCTCGGGCGTGCGGGCCTCGTTCGGGGTGTTCATCAAGCCCCTGGAGGCGGACTTTCACGCGACGCGTGCGGCGCTGTCCCTGGTGGCGTCCCTGTCCCTGTTGCTGTACGGTGCGGTGGGTCCGGCGGTGGGGTACGTGGCCGACCGCTGGGGCCCCCGCCGGGTGCTGACCGGCGCGGCCGCGTTGCTCGGCCTCGGTGCTCTCGCGTCGTCGGTTGCTACAGCCCTGTGGCACGTCTACCTGACCGCCGGGATCGTGACGGCGCTGGGCGCGGGTGGTGCCGCGATGTCCGTGGCGGCGTCGCTGGCCGCGCGGTGGTTCGACACCCGGCGCGGGCTGGTGCTGGGCCTGGCCGGGGCGGGGATGGCGGCCGGACAGCTGCTCATCGTGCCCCTGGTCATGGCCGTGACCCTCGCGTGGGGCTGGCGGACCAGTTACCTGGGCCTGGGGCTCGGGTTCTTGGCGGTCATCCTCCCCGTGGTGCTCCTGGTGATCCGCGACGATCCCCAGGACGTCGGGCTGCGGCCGTACGGCGCGGCCGACGACGCGCGCCCCGTGACGGCGGCGCACCGGGCGGCCGCGCGGACGGGGATACGGGACGCGGCCAGGACACTGCCCTTCTGGTTGCTCGCGGGCTCGTTCTGGGTATGCGGCTACACCACGTCGGGGCTCGTGCTCACCCACCTGGTCCCGCACGCGACCGACCATGGGTTCCACGCGGGCCAGGCGGCGCAGGCCCTGGGCGTCATGGGCGCGCTCAACGTCCTGGGCACCGTGGCGTCGGGCTGGATCTGCGACCGCTACGGCGCCCGCACGCCGCTCGCGGCCTACTACCTGCTGCGCGGGGCGTCGCTGGCCTTCCTGCCCTTCGTTGGCACTGTGCCCGGCCTGTTCGCGTTCGCGGCGGTCTACGGCCTGAACTACATCTCCACGGTCCCGGCGACCACCGCACTGACCGCCCAGATCTACGGGCGCTACTCCGTTGGCGAGCTGTCCGGCTGGATCTTCTTCTCGCACCAGATCGGGGCGGCCGTCGGCGCCCTCGTAGGCGGGGTCCTCTACGATCGGTTGGGGACCTACACTCTGGCGTTCCACTCGGCGGCGGCGCTCGCCCTGATCGCCGGGCTGCTGGTGTTGGCGATCCGTCCGGCTCCGCTCGGCGGATCACCGTACCCGGCCAGGTCGACGCCCGTGCCGGTCCCCGCAGGGGACTAA